The following coding sequences lie in one Arachis ipaensis cultivar K30076 chromosome B05, Araip1.1, whole genome shotgun sequence genomic window:
- the LOC107642388 gene encoding protein LOW PSII ACCUMULATION 3, chloroplastic, whose translation MVLSTSIILSYSLISTTSLPIPTVVKLESFSPKNGGFIRIGGFTSSMAPRNRRLATCSVSGDGSSSIGTDVPFPSDYPELLEQARVAVELAMKDNKQLMEIEFPTAGLASVSGDGEGGIEMTESMQLIREFCDRFVSAEKATRTRIFFPEASEVDFARKSVFGGASFKLDYLTKPSFFEDFGFVEKVKMSDRVKEGDELFLVAYPYFNVNEMLVVEELYRDAVLNTERKLIIFNGEIDRIRSGYYPPFFYPKLAALTKTLLPMMETVYYIHNFKGRNGGTLFRCYPGPWKVLRYVGNKSICVHQQDTMPSLKEVALEILPTS comes from the exons ATGGTTTTATCCACTTCTAttattctctcttattctctAATTTCAACAACTTCCCTTCCAATTCCAACT GTTGTGAAGTTGGAATCTTTTTCCCCAAAAAATGGTGGGTTTATCAGAATTGGAGGATTTACTTCTTCAATGGCACCCAGAAATCGAAGATTAGCTACTTGTTCTGTTTCAGGAGATGGCTCTTCCTCTATTGGCACTGATGTGCCTTTCCCTTCTGATTACCCTGAGCTTCTGGAACAA GCTAGAGTTGCAGTGGAATTGGCCATGAAGGATAACAAACAGCTAATG GAGATTGAATTTCCGACAGCAGGACTTGCTTCAGTATCAG GTGATGGTGAAGGTGGAATTGAGATGACCGAGAGCATGCAATTGATTCGTGAATTTTGCGATCGCTTCGTCAGTGCAGAGAAAGCAACTCGAACAAGAATA TTTTTTCCAGAGGCTAGTGAAGTGGACTTTGCTAGAAAATCAGTCTTTGGTGGAGCTTCTTTTAAGTTAGACTATCTGACAAAGCCTTCATTTTTCGAAGATTTCGGTTTTGTTGAAAAAGTAAAAATGTCTGACAGAGTGAAGGAAGGAGATGAACTCTTCTTGGTAGCCTACCCTTACTTTAATGTCAATG AAATGCTTGTTGTGGAAGAATTGTACAGAGATGCAGTCTTGAACACTGAACGGAAACTCATTATTTTCAACGGAGAAATCGATCGGATAAGATCTGGGT ATTATCCACCATTCTTCTACCCAAAGCTTGCTGCACTCACCAAGACCTTGCTGCCGATGATGGAAACCGTGTATTACATTCATAATTTCAAGGGCCGCAACGGAGGAACACTTTTCAG GTGCTATCCTGGACCCTGGAAGGTCCTGAGGTATGTGGGTAATAAATCTATTTGTGTGCATCAGCAAGATACTATGCCATCACTAAAGGAAGTTGCCCTTGAAATTCTTCCAACTTCCTGA